In Acipenser ruthenus chromosome 6, fAciRut3.2 maternal haplotype, whole genome shotgun sequence, the following proteins share a genomic window:
- the LOC117411014 gene encoding opsin-5-like has protein sequence MEEKYISKLHPAMDYGAGGFLILVAVVSITGNAAVLVAAVKKSSRLKPPELLSVNLAVTDLGMAVSIYPLAIASAFNHSWLGGDISCIYYGLLGLFFGVASIMTLTVMAVVRLILTSTLQITANKINKREIQLTIVCIWLFALVWAILPICGCGKYGPEPFGISCTINWSEERTFQKSAFIIPFSVLCVILPTLTLISCYSAIAWKHHKAYQASKNNERILNSNTLEKKLTLMAVMVTAGFLSCWAPYAVISFWSIYNSSDNIPPEISVLPCLLAKSSTVYNPLIYYAFSKTFRREIKELKCCCLCQIQLLNHAAENELRVRWSGRNNVQIQPLSE, from the exons ATGGAAGAGAAGTACATATCCAAACTGCACCCTGCAATGGATTATGGGGCTGGGGGGTTTCTGATACTTGTAG CTGTTGTGTCCATAACAGGAAACGCGGCAGTCCTTGTTGCTGCTGTTAAGAAGTCTTCCCGTCTGAAGCCGCCGGAGCTCCTGAGTGTGAATTTAGCTGTGACTGATCTTGGGATGGCTGTCAGTATTTATCCACTGGCTATAGCCTCTGCCTTCAACCATAGTTGGTTAGGAGGCGATATATCCTGCATTTACTATGGGTTACTAGGACTGTTCTTTGGTGTGGCGAGTATCATGACTTTAACAGTCATGGCAGTGGTTCGATTAATCCTGACATCAACATTACAAATCACTG caaacaaaataaacaagaggGAAATCCAACTTACCATTGTATGTATTTGGCTCTTTGCTTTGGTTTGGGCGATCCTTCCAATATGTGGCTGTGGGAAATATGGACCTGAACCATTTGGGATCTCCTGTACAATCAATTGGTCCGAAGAACGTACCTTTCAAAAATCAGCATTCATCATTCCATTCTCTGTGCTCTGTGTCATACTGCCAACCTTGACACTTATATCATGCTACTCTGCAATAGCCTGGAAACATCACAAAGCCTACCAAGCAAGCAAAAACAATGAACGGATCCTGAATTCAAACACCCTGGAAAAGAAGCTAACACTG ATGGCTGTAATGGTTACTGCTGGCTTCCTTAGCTGTTGGGCGCCCTATGCTGTCATCAGTTTCTGGTCTATTTACAACTCCAGTGACAATATACCTCCTGAAATAAGCGTGCTGCCGTGTCTGCTTGCAAAGTCATCAACAGTGTACAACCCATTAATCTACTACGCTTTCAGCAAAACCTTCAGGAGGGAAATCAAGGAGCTGAAATGCTGCTGCCTTTGCCAAATCCAATTGTTGAACCATGCAGCTGAAAATGAACTGAGAGTGAGGTGGAGTGGACGAAACAATGTGCAAATCCAACCACTCTCTGAATAA